Proteins from a genomic interval of Corallincola holothuriorum:
- a CDS encoding immunity 49 family protein, whose amino-acid sequence MIKRHFTPKNMARVGVVIDRFEENTALVINSAKNKNSGEVLGICIPKAINAFAESIVAEKPPATALRYLTFAKELGAANFTFVMRMEETFQTSLLGEQFEMTGAHKVSYVDTDVWLKSFFCAQILRDSAAIDALNEVDETVFFNAELKPDALDLRMVDLMQGIYKGHRDLNTLLTNAWEAEPEDSRVEYVASHFMPLLSVMRTIFTPDAEAEYNKEMREAVELHKKFWSQSEDHEWEPEAWVSLPLIAMAALAYDHKGYELDFETDYIPDWLVKKQF is encoded by the coding sequence ATGATTAAAAGACACTTTACTCCTAAAAATATGGCCAGAGTTGGTGTAGTGATAGATAGGTTTGAAGAAAATACGGCGCTTGTTATTAATAGCGCTAAAAATAAAAACAGTGGTGAAGTGCTAGGTATTTGTATTCCCAAGGCTATTAATGCCTTTGCCGAGTCGATCGTCGCTGAAAAACCACCTGCTACCGCTTTACGCTACCTGACCTTTGCCAAAGAACTGGGCGCTGCCAACTTTACCTTTGTGATGCGGATGGAAGAGACGTTTCAAACCTCGTTGCTTGGTGAACAGTTTGAAATGACTGGCGCCCATAAGGTGAGTTACGTTGATACGGATGTTTGGTTGAAGAGTTTTTTCTGTGCGCAGATACTACGCGACAGTGCCGCTATCGATGCGCTGAATGAAGTGGATGAAACGGTATTTTTTAACGCCGAACTTAAACCCGATGCGTTGGATCTGCGTATGGTCGATTTGATGCAAGGTATATATAAAGGTCACCGAGATCTTAATACTTTATTGACTAATGCATGGGAGGCGGAGCCTGAAGACAGTCGGGTTGAGTATGTGGCTAGCCACTTTATGCCTCTGTTGTCTGTGATGCGGACTATTTTTACACCGGATGCGGAAGCTGAATATAATAAAGAGATGCGTGAAGCGGTGGAGCTGCATAAAAAGTTCTGGAGCCAGAGCGAAGATCATGAGTGGGAGCCGGAAGCTTGGGTATCGCTGCCGCTTATAGCCATGGCTGCGCTGGCTTATGACCATAAAGGCTACGAACTGGATTTTGAGACCGATTACATTCCTGATTGGTTGGTGAAAAAGCAGTTTTAG
- a CDS encoding immunity 49 family protein: MMIGRHYQETHTHLLQKALDKFEKRLPRKINSIKKEDDGELLGSSISQTVNVFCESIVAEKDHLTILRFLTFAKELGAANFASVMRMEETFDVHLLGETITLTGAHKACHVDTDVWLKSFYCAQILRDSAAIDVLNEVDETVFFAAEIKPDALDLRIVDLMQGIYKGHKELTTLLNSALQAEPEDSRLSYAFHLLNPLLSIIRTIFTPGADAEFNKEVREAVELHKKYWGQEDEKWAARGWVSLPLIAMAALAYDHKGYELDFETDYIPDWLVKKQF; encoded by the coding sequence ATGATGATAGGAAGACATTATCAAGAAACACACACTCATTTACTTCAGAAGGCGTTGGATAAGTTCGAAAAACGTCTGCCAAGGAAAATAAATAGTATAAAGAAGGAAGATGATGGAGAGTTGCTAGGCTCTTCTATTTCACAAACTGTAAATGTCTTTTGTGAATCTATAGTGGCTGAGAAAGATCATCTAACCATATTACGTTTTTTAACTTTTGCTAAAGAGCTGGGTGCAGCAAATTTTGCTTCTGTGATGAGGATGGAAGAAACCTTTGATGTGCATCTCTTAGGTGAAACCATTACGCTAACAGGGGCTCATAAGGCCTGTCATGTCGATACAGACGTATGGCTAAAAAGTTTTTATTGTGCACAGATATTACGGGATAGTGCTGCTATCGATGTCCTAAATGAGGTGGATGAAACGGTCTTTTTTGCGGCCGAAATTAAACCTGATGCGTTGGATCTGCGCATAGTGGACTTGATGCAGGGTATTTATAAGGGCCATAAAGAACTTACTACCTTGCTGAATAGTGCACTCCAGGCGGAGCCTGAAGATAGCCGTTTAAGTTATGCCTTTCATCTATTAAATCCGCTTCTTTCTATTATTCGCACTATTTTTACGCCAGGTGCGGACGCTGAATTCAATAAAGAGGTGCGTGAAGCGGTAGAGCTGCATAAAAAGTACTGGGGTCAGGAAGATGAGAAATGGGCAGCCCGCGGTTGGGTGTCATTGCCGTTAATCGCCATGGCGGCGCTGGCGTATGATCACAAAGGCTACGAACTGGATTTTGAAACCGATTACATTCCTGACTGGTTAGTGAAAAAGCAGTTTTAA
- a CDS encoding glutathionylspermidine synthase family protein encodes MLRIACAPRPNLLQRANQYGFDFHTIDGEPYWDENHYYQFTLQQIERDLEDPTNELEALCMDLVEQVVRDEYWLTKLQIPKHQWQLILDSWRFKEPSLYGRMDFAYNGNGPAKLLEYNADTPTSIYEAAFFQWIWLEDQVKAGTLLRSTDQFNSIQEKLIAQMAKIPSDGEMHFACCQDSTEDRATVEYLEDCAQQAGVATRFIYVEDIGVNTKGQFTDLDDYEISCLFKLYPWEWMLTDPFSDYLAKSKTRFVEPAWKAILSNKGILPLLWQFHKGHPNLLPSYFEGEQKADLGNSYCKKPLFSREGANISLIEDGKPTLAVGGEYGEEGYIYQSLSPLPRFNESFTLIGSWVVGHEAAGLTIREDNSLITKDTSRFVPHVIVG; translated from the coding sequence GTGCTACGTATCGCCTGTGCACCGCGGCCTAATCTGCTGCAACGTGCTAACCAGTATGGGTTCGACTTTCATACCATTGATGGCGAACCCTACTGGGACGAAAACCACTACTATCAATTCACGCTCCAGCAGATTGAACGGGATCTTGAAGATCCTACCAACGAGCTAGAAGCGCTCTGCATGGATCTGGTTGAGCAAGTTGTTCGCGATGAGTATTGGCTAACAAAACTCCAGATCCCCAAGCATCAGTGGCAACTCATTCTTGATTCATGGCGCTTCAAAGAGCCGAGTTTGTACGGGCGAATGGACTTTGCTTACAACGGCAACGGCCCTGCCAAGCTACTTGAATACAACGCTGATACACCAACCTCCATCTACGAAGCCGCTTTCTTCCAATGGATCTGGCTCGAAGATCAGGTCAAAGCCGGCACCCTGTTACGTAGCACTGACCAGTTTAATTCTATCCAGGAAAAGCTGATCGCCCAGATGGCAAAGATCCCCTCTGATGGTGAAATGCACTTTGCCTGTTGTCAGGACAGTACCGAAGATCGGGCAACCGTCGAATATCTGGAAGATTGCGCTCAGCAAGCCGGAGTCGCAACACGCTTTATCTATGTCGAAGATATCGGCGTTAACACCAAAGGTCAGTTTACCGATCTCGACGACTACGAGATAAGTTGCCTGTTCAAACTCTATCCTTGGGAGTGGATGCTCACGGATCCTTTCAGTGATTACTTAGCAAAATCGAAAACCCGCTTTGTCGAACCCGCCTGGAAAGCGATCCTGAGCAATAAGGGGATATTGCCCCTGTTGTGGCAATTTCATAAAGGCCACCCCAACTTGCTGCCATCCTATTTTGAAGGTGAACAAAAGGCCGATTTAGGCAACAGCTACTGTAAAAAGCCACTGTTTAGCCGTGAAGGCGCAAATATCTCACTGATAGAAGATGGCAAACCCACACTGGCCGTCGGCGGTGAGTACGGTGAAGAGGGCTATATCTACCAATCTCTCAGCCCCCTGCCCCGCTTTAACGAGAGCTTTACCCTCATCGGTAGCTGGGTGGTCGGCCACGAAGCCGCCGGCCTAACGATACGGGAGGATAATAGTTTGATCACCAAAGACACCAGCCGTTTTGTGCCCCATGTGATTGTGGGTTGA
- a CDS encoding DUF1190 domain-containing protein, with protein sequence MKRSRTVKLTLMGLAGGMVTGCSEPQEEIVTFKSVAECKASGLFEASDCEYQYEKAVAANQLEAPRYDSRYNCEMDFGAEQCQPSRSSGFWQPFMAGYMMSMIARDVGNSLYYRSAYSRPLYRSRDDWGMYRTSNNYPVGSYGSTGRASKLPRSIMTTVPNNSGQIKRSSGQYGKKAATVSRGGFGSKTAARGGWGS encoded by the coding sequence ATGAAACGTTCCCGTACAGTCAAACTTACTCTGATGGGACTCGCTGGCGGCATGGTGACAGGCTGTAGCGAGCCACAAGAAGAGATCGTAACTTTTAAAAGTGTGGCAGAGTGCAAGGCCAGCGGCTTGTTTGAAGCCAGCGATTGCGAGTATCAATACGAAAAAGCAGTAGCGGCAAACCAACTGGAAGCACCACGCTACGATAGCCGGTACAACTGTGAAATGGACTTTGGTGCAGAGCAATGCCAGCCATCACGCAGCAGCGGCTTTTGGCAGCCCTTCATGGCCGGTTACATGATGTCGATGATCGCTCGCGATGTAGGCAATAGCCTCTATTATCGTAGCGCTTATTCACGCCCCTTATACCGTTCACGTGACGACTGGGGCATGTACCGCACCAGTAATAACTATCCGGTAGGTAGCTACGGCAGCACTGGCCGAGCCAGTAAATTACCGCGCTCTATCATGACAACAGTACCAAATAACTCCGGCCAAATTAAACGCAGTTCTGGCCAGTATGGCAAAAAAGCCGCGACGGTCAGCCGTGGTGGTTTTGGTTCTAAAACAGCGGCTCGCGGCGGCTGGGGTAGTTAG
- a CDS encoding DUF350 domain-containing protein: MFMESLQGLPAFALYFVSGYVMILLFTAIYTKATPHCEWTLMRENNSAAAVAFGLTVVGFTIPVASAAINSVGVIDFIIWGGVAMVTQLLTYFTVRFYMPRLTERLTANELPAGVFLGCCALATGILNAACMTY, from the coding sequence ATGTTTATGGAATCCCTTCAGGGTTTACCTGCTTTTGCCCTCTATTTCGTCAGCGGCTACGTAATGATCCTGCTGTTTACCGCCATCTATACCAAAGCAACACCACACTGTGAATGGACCTTAATGCGCGAAAACAACAGTGCTGCGGCAGTTGCCTTTGGTCTAACCGTCGTGGGTTTCACCATCCCTGTTGCCAGTGCAGCCATCAACTCTGTGGGTGTCATCGACTTTATTATCTGGGGTGGCGTTGCCATGGTAACTCAGCTATTAACCTACTTTACTGTCCGCTTCTATATGCCACGGTTGACTGAGCGCCTAACTGCCAATGAGCTGCCTGCGGGTGTATTCCTTGGTTGCTGCGCATTGGCAACCGGTATTTTGAACGCTGCCTGTATGACCTACTAG
- a CDS encoding YjfK family protein: protein MNFFKDLFGKKKQEEAPKQPEKGLFGLHLGCAVELSSLDFRVLGDELKMEFPGDTQLIEAISRTSLGAGSYMLRYYTSDDAFIQINYSGDETEHNVEDVLLFVYDKSNAIATKAEWEKVIAADFIGTPTFQHSDREFQRVFFGDNDGNVPPVAMTEKVENKAGERYSVDNFCMLYERGINDDINELLLINAEESGDNERMLSYALGVNLSPSQFRVIS, encoded by the coding sequence ATGAATTTTTTCAAAGATCTGTTCGGTAAAAAGAAGCAAGAGGAAGCACCCAAGCAGCCAGAAAAAGGCTTGTTTGGTTTGCACCTGGGTTGTGCCGTAGAGCTAAGCTCGTTGGATTTTCGCGTACTCGGTGACGAATTAAAGATGGAGTTTCCGGGCGACACGCAATTAATTGAAGCGATTAGCCGTACCTCTCTTGGCGCAGGGTCTTATATGCTGCGTTACTACACCAGCGACGATGCTTTTATCCAGATAAACTACAGCGGCGACGAAACTGAACATAATGTCGAAGATGTATTGCTGTTTGTTTACGATAAGAGCAACGCCATCGCAACCAAAGCGGAGTGGGAAAAAGTGATCGCCGCCGACTTTATTGGTACCCCGACCTTTCAACACAGTGACCGCGAATTCCAACGGGTATTTTTTGGCGATAACGACGGTAATGTGCCTCCGGTGGCCATGACTGAAAAGGTAGAAAACAAAGCCGGCGAACGTTATAGCGTTGATAACTTCTGTATGCTGTATGAAAGAGGCATTAACGACGATATCAACGAATTACTATTGATTAATGCCGAGGAGAGCGGTGACAATGAGCGCATGCTTAGTTACGCCCTTGGCGTCAACCTATCACCGTCGCAATTTAGAGTGATCAGCTAA
- a CDS encoding potassium channel protein: protein MQWWLRWASLRLNQHLRSLTWPALAGLVVGHAVTSYALLYLAGETALTENLSRYIYWFMVTISTVGYGDYSPESASGMWAVTLWVIPLGLGLFGSFIGKLATTISLMWEQTMKGERDFGHLSNHIVLIGWTPMQTLKIIELILGDKNRQQRQILLCVTDEMEHPCPDRIEVNFIRVESYSEPSSLQRAGIEEADKVIIDGDSDEETLAIALRVGALTQPDSTHVCAYFESESMAQLVETAYPHIEVSTSREAELLTRSMQDPGSSRVFEQLMNTLDGATQFSLTIPVNAPTASFGELFIYLKQQHDATLIAVADHSTQGEVEINPAMNKPLSSGVTLYYIAAQRLTESSVNWSALAPEKAS, encoded by the coding sequence ATGCAGTGGTGGTTGCGCTGGGCTAGCCTGCGCCTCAATCAACACCTGCGTTCACTAACTTGGCCGGCACTTGCCGGCCTTGTCGTTGGTCACGCAGTCACTTCTTATGCCTTGCTTTATTTGGCAGGCGAAACCGCATTAACCGAAAACCTCAGCCGTTATATTTACTGGTTTATGGTCACCATATCTACCGTAGGTTACGGCGATTATTCGCCGGAGAGTGCCTCTGGCATGTGGGCTGTCACACTGTGGGTTATCCCCCTCGGTTTAGGTCTATTCGGTTCATTTATCGGCAAACTTGCCACTACTATCTCGCTAATGTGGGAGCAAACCATGAAAGGTGAACGTGATTTCGGGCATCTGTCTAATCACATTGTGTTGATCGGCTGGACGCCGATGCAGACACTAAAGATTATCGAACTGATACTGGGTGATAAAAACCGCCAACAACGTCAGATCCTTCTATGCGTGACAGATGAGATGGAACACCCCTGCCCTGACCGTATTGAAGTTAACTTTATTCGCGTTGAAAGCTATTCTGAACCTAGTTCATTGCAGAGAGCTGGAATTGAAGAAGCGGATAAAGTAATAATTGATGGCGACAGTGACGAAGAGACTTTGGCCATCGCTTTAAGGGTTGGCGCATTGACTCAGCCAGATTCCACCCATGTCTGCGCTTACTTTGAAAGTGAATCGATGGCGCAACTAGTAGAAACGGCTTATCCCCATATCGAAGTCAGTACCTCACGCGAGGCTGAGCTGCTGACACGTTCCATGCAAGATCCCGGCTCCAGCCGAGTATTTGAACAACTGATGAATACGCTCGACGGTGCCACGCAGTTTTCATTAACTATTCCAGTTAATGCACCGACCGCAAGTTTTGGCGAGCTATTTATCTACCTAAAACAGCAACATGATGCCACCTTGATTGCCGTGGCCGACCATAGCACTCAAGGCGAAGTGGAGATCAACCCGGCGATGAACAAACCACTCAGCTCAGGCGTAACGCTATATTATATTGCCGCCCAACGCTTAACAGAGTCGAGCGTTAACTGGTCAGCATTAGCCCCGGAGAAAGCATCATGA
- a CDS encoding PspA/IM30 family protein produces the protein MSLFKKLFTFGRAIKAEMEEEFTDAQAIRLLEQHIRDARQAMDVAGRSRIDLAGKKKLAESKVDKLQAEISKYENFAVEALSKGDEALAGEVAEKIAALETQFTEDKAHLDTIKADFARIETTIAKSKKQLAEMERQLAQVKATEAVQKAQEQIAATSINANSKVANAADSLQRIKNKQAEKQAKLEAAEELSDDGNELEKKLKDAGIGSSTSSANSVLERLKAKQAG, from the coding sequence ATGAGTTTATTTAAGAAACTGTTTACTTTCGGTCGTGCTATCAAAGCCGAGATGGAAGAAGAATTTACCGACGCTCAAGCAATCCGTTTGCTGGAGCAGCATATCCGCGACGCACGCCAGGCAATGGACGTAGCAGGTCGTAGCCGTATTGATTTAGCAGGTAAGAAGAAACTGGCTGAATCTAAGGTGGACAAGTTGCAAGCAGAGATCAGCAAATATGAAAACTTTGCCGTAGAAGCCCTAAGCAAAGGTGATGAAGCCTTGGCTGGCGAAGTGGCAGAAAAAATTGCAGCGCTGGAAACTCAGTTCACTGAAGACAAAGCGCATCTGGATACAATTAAGGCTGATTTTGCCCGTATCGAAACCACTATCGCTAAAAGCAAGAAACAGTTAGCGGAAATGGAGCGTCAACTGGCGCAGGTGAAAGCGACCGAAGCAGTACAAAAAGCACAAGAGCAGATCGCTGCAACCAGTATCAATGCCAACTCAAAAGTAGCCAATGCCGCAGATTCACTGCAGCGCATCAAGAATAAGCAAGCAGAGAAGCAAGCTAAACTTGAAGCAGCGGAAGAGTTATCTGACGACGGCAATGAACTAGAGAAAAAACTCAAGGACGCTGGGATCGGTAGTTCTACTTCCTCAGCTAACTCCGTGTTAGAGCGACTGAAAGCAAAACAAGCAGGCTAA
- a CDS encoding YjfI family protein produces the protein MSWTTQTLLDAMYELDAITSGEVTVSLVGDCLAATMHEQGDLPVVISISEDQMLMESVLFPVAVVKDKVALNDEFLRNHKYLPLSTVAIETINGEDHYVLFGALSATSTIENVMLELTSLADNVLTVAEACEDQIARHPAAE, from the coding sequence ATGAGCTGGACTACACAAACTTTATTAGACGCGATGTACGAACTTGATGCGATTACTTCTGGAGAGGTAACTGTATCTTTGGTAGGCGACTGCTTGGCAGCCACCATGCATGAGCAGGGTGACCTGCCCGTCGTTATCAGCATCTCTGAAGATCAGATGTTGATGGAGTCTGTATTGTTTCCGGTTGCAGTAGTTAAGGACAAGGTAGCGTTGAACGATGAGTTCCTTCGCAACCATAAGTACCTGCCGCTTTCTACCGTTGCCATTGAAACCATTAACGGCGAGGACCATTACGTCCTATTTGGTGCGCTGAGTGCGACATCAACCATAGAAAACGTAATGCTGGAACTCACTAGCTTGGCAGATAACGTATTAACCGTTGCCGAAGCGTGTGAAGATCAAATTGCCCGTCACCCTGCAGCCGAATAA
- a CDS encoding DUF6471 domain-containing protein: MTTDTPPAFDSVIKRLVRTMMAQSGMTYAELSKQLYLQFGTTQLDNNLRSKVNKGKMSADLFIQILSVCKFSVSPEIVKQVIEATQSQ; this comes from the coding sequence ATGACAACAGATACGCCTCCTGCGTTCGATTCTGTTATTAAACGCCTGGTGAGAACCATGATGGCGCAAAGTGGTATGACGTACGCTGAACTGAGTAAACAGTTATACCTGCAGTTCGGAACGACACAGTTGGACAATAATCTGAGGTCGAAGGTTAACAAAGGCAAGATGTCTGCGGATCTTTTTATTCAAATTTTGTCTGTGTGCAAGTTTTCGGTGTCACCTGAGATAGTTAAGCAGGTGATAGAAGCCACCCAGTCGCAATAA
- a CDS encoding OB-fold-containig protein codes for MDVFLAHLIQFPTVIYTVLLGVMLCYWFVAALGTVDVDVLDIDIDVDADVGALEGFAGLLLRLGLAGVPLTVVLTVIALTGWSICYFSMLLVINPLFSFSGVLQWVLGAGVAMVAFVASIFIAAQIVKPLRPLFKSANATSTNDLVGSKVVIRTSKVTPTFGEATLEDGGAGMVLRVRADETQNLTRGDIVVILEYLPETHAYRVMTEAELFKQ; via the coding sequence ATGGATGTTTTCTTAGCGCACCTGATTCAATTTCCCACGGTTATTTACACCGTTTTACTCGGTGTCATGCTCTGCTATTGGTTTGTTGCCGCATTGGGCACCGTTGATGTTGACGTATTAGATATCGACATTGATGTTGATGCGGATGTCGGCGCCCTAGAAGGTTTTGCCGGATTGCTACTGAGATTGGGGTTGGCGGGTGTGCCTTTAACTGTCGTGCTGACAGTGATTGCACTCACAGGTTGGAGTATCTGCTACTTCTCCATGTTGCTGGTGATTAATCCTTTGTTTTCGTTCTCTGGTGTATTGCAGTGGGTATTAGGTGCCGGTGTAGCCATGGTGGCTTTTGTTGCCTCCATTTTTATCGCCGCGCAAATCGTTAAGCCTCTGCGACCTTTGTTTAAGTCAGCGAATGCGACATCTACCAACGATTTGGTGGGTTCAAAAGTAGTTATACGCACCTCAAAAGTGACTCCTACATTTGGCGAAGCCACATTGGAAGATGGTGGCGCGGGCATGGTATTGCGCGTGCGGGCCGACGAAACTCAAAACTTAACTCGCGGCGATATTGTCGTGATCCTCGAATACCTGCCGGAAACACATGCCTATCGCGTGATGACCGAGGCAGAACTGTTTAAGCAATAA
- a CDS encoding flotillin family protein: MPIDMGLAMGVLTIIGVIFGVIFVLAMMFKAFYEKVPQGTALIVNDMSSTPKVKFTGGMVIPVIHKKELMKISLITLEVDRRGRDGLICRDNMRADITVAFYLRVNETQEDVLKVAKAIGVERASDKAAVNELFNAKFSEALKTVGKQIEFVRLFEDRLTFREKIVEVIGDDLNGYILEDVAIDYLEQTPKSALDPTNILDAQGIRKITELTATQNVQTNEFERNEELAITKKNVETKESMLALERQQADAEARQAREIATIQAREEAETIKVSEEERLRSEQARIKTQQDLDIQEENRKREVEIAVENRQRAVVIEKEKVTRAQDLEVVSREREVELERIAKEKDLEVERTNIANVTRERVAVEKTVAEEEERIKEVREISEADRSKQVLILEAQAQAEEELVKQVKQAEADETKAKHKAVELNVLAQAELEAAAKKADAMKRMAEGIEAERAAPGFADARVQEAKAEALEKEGAAEAQVLAKKMEAQAQGDEQQGLAKARVIEAQAIAKEKEGLAEAKVLEEKLGAQAKGDEQQGLAEAAAEKEKGLVAATVIREKLTAEAEGLVDKFKAMDAMSDQARSHEEFRMQLEKQFEEAIASIGASKEIAKEQAEVLSAALSNANIDIVGGQGEFFDSFAKSLSVGKSVEGIVGKSPVVQELLSKVMALGGGKGGKKPSSSTSSTDLL; encoded by the coding sequence ATGCCTATAGATATGGGTCTAGCAATGGGTGTACTTACCATCATCGGTGTTATTTTTGGCGTCATATTCGTACTTGCGATGATGTTTAAAGCGTTTTACGAGAAAGTGCCCCAAGGAACAGCGTTGATTGTGAATGACATGAGTTCAACGCCAAAGGTGAAGTTCACCGGCGGTATGGTGATCCCCGTTATCCACAAGAAAGAGCTGATGAAGATCTCTTTAATCACTCTGGAAGTGGATCGAAGAGGACGTGATGGTTTGATCTGCCGCGACAATATGCGTGCGGACATTACCGTGGCTTTCTACCTGCGCGTTAATGAAACCCAGGAAGATGTATTGAAGGTCGCTAAGGCGATTGGCGTAGAGCGTGCGTCTGACAAAGCGGCGGTGAATGAGTTGTTTAACGCCAAGTTCTCCGAAGCGCTGAAAACCGTCGGTAAGCAGATTGAGTTTGTACGTTTGTTTGAAGATCGTCTGACCTTCCGTGAAAAGATTGTTGAGGTGATTGGTGATGATCTTAACGGTTACATTCTTGAAGATGTTGCCATCGATTACTTAGAACAAACACCAAAGAGTGCCTTAGATCCTACCAATATTTTGGATGCTCAGGGCATACGAAAAATTACCGAGCTGACGGCAACTCAGAACGTGCAAACCAACGAGTTTGAGCGTAATGAAGAGTTGGCGATCACCAAGAAAAACGTGGAGACCAAAGAGTCTATGTTGGCGTTAGAGCGTCAACAAGCGGATGCCGAAGCGCGCCAGGCTCGAGAAATAGCCACGATCCAAGCCCGTGAAGAAGCTGAAACCATTAAGGTCAGTGAAGAGGAGCGTCTGCGTTCTGAGCAAGCTCGTATTAAGACGCAGCAGGATCTTGATATTCAGGAAGAGAATCGTAAGCGTGAAGTAGAGATTGCGGTCGAAAATCGTCAGCGTGCCGTAGTGATTGAGAAAGAAAAAGTAACGCGGGCGCAGGATCTGGAAGTGGTCTCCCGCGAGCGTGAAGTTGAGCTTGAGCGTATCGCCAAAGAAAAAGACCTGGAAGTTGAGCGTACCAATATTGCTAACGTGACCCGTGAGCGTGTGGCAGTAGAGAAAACAGTGGCTGAAGAGGAGGAGCGTATTAAAGAGGTGCGTGAAATCTCAGAAGCTGACCGCTCTAAGCAGGTGTTGATCTTAGAGGCGCAGGCGCAAGCCGAAGAGGAGCTGGTTAAGCAGGTTAAGCAGGCCGAAGCCGATGAAACCAAAGCCAAGCATAAAGCCGTTGAACTGAATGTACTGGCGCAAGCTGAACTGGAAGCGGCAGCGAAGAAAGCCGATGCGATGAAACGTATGGCTGAAGGTATTGAAGCGGAACGTGCGGCGCCAGGGTTTGCTGATGCCCGTGTGCAGGAAGCAAAAGCAGAAGCACTTGAGAAAGAAGGTGCTGCTGAAGCACAAGTACTCGCGAAGAAGATGGAAGCTCAGGCCCAAGGTGATGAGCAGCAAGGGTTGGCGAAAGCCCGTGTGATTGAAGCGCAAGCGATTGCCAAAGAGAAAGAGGGGCTGGCCGAAGCCAAGGTGCTGGAAGAGAAGCTGGGTGCCCAAGCCAAAGGCGACGAACAGCAAGGTCTCGCAGAAGCCGCCGCAGAAAAAGAGAAAGGTTTGGTGGCTGCCACAGTTATTCGCGAGAAATTGACCGCAGAAGCTGAAGGTTTAGTGGATAAGTTCAAGGCGATGGATGCTATGAGCGATCAGGCGCGCAGCCACGAAGAGTTCCGTATGCAGCTTGAGAAGCAGTTTGAAGAAGCGATTGCGTCTATCGGCGCGAGCAAAGAGATCGCCAAAGAGCAGGCTGAAGTTCTGTCTGCTGCGTTGTCGAATGCCAATATCGACATCGTTGGCGGTCAGGGCGAGTTCTTTGATTCGTTCGCCAAGTCTCTGTCTGTTGGTAAATCAGTTGAAGGGATCGTGGGTAAAAGCCCCGTGGTGCAGGAGCTGTTAAGTAAGGTGATGGCGCTGGGTGGCGGGAAAGGGGGCAAGAAACCTTCTAGCTCAACCTCATCAACCGATCTGTTGTAA